The following proteins are co-located in the Thermodesulfobacteriota bacterium genome:
- a CDS encoding redoxin family protein: MDVRLVRHLGRFALLAALFGGLGVPAPAHALRHLAAGDAAPDPALVAEGGTPAPLSAHLGEKGALVVFWASWNPRSSEILAYLAGLGERYRPHGLRVLPVNAEREALGGDEMQALGRLYGGWGLPWPTHFDPGLDAFDAFGVMALPTSIYVGRDGRLAGFYPGFPAEAREALPELVEKGLGIWSPPVAVRRPLEVRHQPKGAAGPLFRQGQRLFERGMPARALEVVDRAGSADPDFAVAQAVGVFLAGRSRAGADADGRLEALRARSHGEPAFREALGVALLSVGREEEAIEELLPLLDAPEPRPRGLVALGLARAGRGDPHGAEEVLRRLEAWPLGGVPLEIDVGAYLDPDVSPDARWSDREAVLLRLLDLRSRDP, from the coding sequence TTGGACGTTCGTCTTGTCAGACACCTCGGCAGGTTCGCCCTCCTGGCCGCTCTCTTCGGGGGCCTGGGTGTACCGGCGCCCGCCCACGCGCTGCGGCACCTGGCTGCCGGAGACGCCGCGCCCGATCCCGCGCTCGTTGCGGAAGGAGGCACGCCTGCGCCCCTCTCGGCGCACCTGGGGGAGAAGGGCGCCCTCGTCGTCTTCTGGGCCTCCTGGAACCCCCGTTCGAGCGAGATCCTGGCCTACCTGGCAGGCCTGGGCGAGCGGTATCGCCCCCACGGGCTCCGGGTCCTCCCGGTCAACGCCGAGCGCGAGGCGCTGGGCGGGGACGAGATGCAGGCCCTCGGCCGGCTCTACGGCGGTTGGGGGCTTCCGTGGCCCACCCACTTCGACCCGGGCCTCGACGCCTTCGATGCGTTCGGCGTCATGGCCCTGCCCACGAGCATCTACGTGGGGCGGGACGGCCGCCTGGCCGGGTTCTACCCCGGCTTTCCCGCCGAGGCCCGGGAGGCCCTGCCGGAGCTGGTCGAGAAGGGGCTGGGCATCTGGTCCCCTCCGGTGGCGGTGCGGCGCCCCCTGGAGGTACGCCACCAACCCAAGGGCGCGGCGGGCCCCTTGTTTCGCCAGGGGCAGCGCCTCTTCGAGCGGGGCATGCCGGCCCGGGCGCTGGAGGTCGTGGACCGGGCCGGCTCTGCCGACCCGGATTTTGCCGTGGCCCAAGCCGTCGGCGTGTTCCTCGCCGGCCGGAGCCGGGCGGGCGCCGACGCAGACGGCCGCCTCGAGGCCCTGCGCGCCCGGAGCCACGGGGAGCCCGCGTTTCGCGAGGCCCTGGGGGTCGCCCTCCTGAGCGTGGGACGCGAGGAGGAAGCGATCGAGGAACTCCTTCCCCTCTTGGACGCGCCGGAGCCCCGCCCCCGGGGCCTGGTGGCCCTGGGTTTGGCCCGGGCGGGCCGGGGAGACCCGCACGGCGCGGAGGAAGTGTTGCGGCGCCTCGAGGCCTGGCCCCTGGGGGGTGTGCCCCTGGAGATCGACGTGGGCGCGTACCTGGACCCGGACGTCTCCCCCGACGCGCGCTGGTCGGACCGGGAAGCGGTGCTGCTTCGCCTCCTGGACCTGCGCTCTCGGGACCCCTGA
- the wecB gene encoding UDP-N-acetylglucosamine 2-epimerase (non-hydrolyzing): protein MKILLVVGARPNFMKIAPIVDALEAWNRSRPGLPMAYRLVHTGQHYDEKMYDAFFRDLQIPRPHVDLGVGSGSHAVQTAQVMLRFEEVCVAETPDWVLVVGDVNSTLAATLVASKLGIRVCHVEAGLRSRDRSMPEEINRLVTDAVADLLFTTSRDADENLRAEGVPPEKIRFVGNVMIDTLLRQVRRLPEVRPEPLVVPGDRYGVVTLHRPSNVDVRETFAGILGALGEIARTLPLVFPIHPRTRKMAAQFGLDGSLRELAPGAAGPLGPGIHVTDPLGYHAFLNLWKDAVLALTDSGGLQEETTALGIPCLTLRENTERPVTLWEGTNVLVGTDPARIVAEAREVLARGGKAGRIPEHWDGKAAERIVAALAEAGYPTAPEARSRPCSSSE from the coding sequence ATGAAGATCCTGCTCGTGGTGGGGGCGCGGCCCAACTTCATGAAGATCGCGCCCATCGTGGACGCGCTGGAGGCGTGGAACCGCTCCCGCCCCGGGTTGCCCATGGCCTACCGCCTCGTCCACACCGGCCAGCACTACGACGAGAAGATGTACGACGCCTTCTTCCGCGACCTCCAGATCCCCCGGCCCCACGTGGATCTGGGGGTCGGCTCGGGCTCCCACGCCGTGCAGACGGCCCAGGTGATGCTGCGCTTCGAGGAGGTGTGCGTGGCGGAGACCCCCGACTGGGTCCTGGTGGTGGGCGACGTGAACTCCACCCTGGCGGCGACCCTGGTTGCCTCCAAGCTCGGCATCCGGGTGTGCCACGTGGAGGCGGGGCTTCGCAGCCGCGACCGCTCCATGCCCGAGGAGATCAACCGCCTGGTGACCGATGCGGTGGCGGATCTGCTCTTCACCACCAGCCGCGACGCGGACGAGAACCTGCGGGCCGAAGGGGTGCCCCCGGAGAAGATCCGCTTCGTGGGCAACGTGATGATCGACACCCTGCTCCGACAGGTGCGCCGGCTGCCCGAGGTGCGCCCCGAGCCCCTGGTCGTCCCCGGCGACCGCTACGGGGTCGTCACCCTCCACCGGCCCAGCAACGTGGACGTGCGCGAGACCTTCGCGGGCATCCTCGGGGCCCTCGGCGAGATCGCCCGAACCCTGCCGCTGGTCTTCCCCATCCACCCCCGCACCCGCAAGATGGCGGCCCAGTTCGGGCTCGACGGCTCGCTGCGCGAGCTCGCCCCCGGCGCGGCCGGCCCCCTGGGCCCGGGCATCCACGTCACCGATCCCCTGGGCTACCACGCCTTCCTCAACCTCTGGAAGGACGCGGTCCTCGCGCTCACCGACTCGGGCGGGCTCCAGGAGGAGACCACCGCGCTCGGCATCCCCTGCCTCACCCTGCGGGAGAACACCGAGCGCCCGGTCACCCTGTGGGAGGGCACCAACGTGCTCGTGGGCACCGATCCCGCCCGCATCGTCGCCGAAGCCCGGGAGGTGCTCGCCCGGGGCGGCAAGGCCGGCCGCATCCCCGAGCACTGGGACGGCAAGGCCGCCGAGCGCATCGTGGCCGCCCTGGCCGAGGCGGGTTACCCCACCGCCCCCGAGGCCCGCAGTCGGCCTTGCTCCTCCTCGGAGTAG
- a CDS encoding CaiB/BaiF CoA-transferase family protein: MPGALDGLRVLDLSRLLPGPFATQVLADFGAEVVKVEEPGRGDYLREFAPLRKGESLFFLNLNRNKRSLALDLKKPEGREVFLRLAAGADVVVESFRPGVMDKLGVGYEVLRRGNPRLVYCAVTGYGQDGPLSRQAGHDVNYLGIAGALGLVRDAGGRPVVPGFQIADVGGGALTACLGILLALLARERTGRGQLVDAAMVDGVAPWLVYRWAFRGEEGNSPGPCLSGEYPCYGVYEAADGKWLAVGALEPVFWERLCRHLGRPEWAPLQFAQGEARLGVLEELQRVFRTRSRDAWAAELAPVDCCVTPVLEMDELEDHPYWAARKLVERLLVPGVGEVSALAAPVRLGETPAALRTAPPRLGQHTGELLSEAGYSEEEQGRLRASGAVG, encoded by the coding sequence ATGCCCGGTGCGCTCGACGGACTGCGGGTCCTGGATCTCTCCCGGTTGCTCCCCGGCCCCTTCGCGACCCAGGTGCTCGCCGACTTCGGGGCCGAGGTGGTGAAGGTGGAGGAGCCCGGCCGGGGTGACTATCTGCGGGAGTTCGCCCCCCTGCGTAAGGGGGAGAGCCTGTTCTTCCTCAATCTGAACCGCAACAAGCGCAGCCTCGCGCTGGACTTGAAGAAGCCGGAGGGCCGCGAGGTCTTTCTGCGGCTCGCCGCCGGGGCCGACGTGGTGGTGGAGTCGTTCCGGCCGGGGGTCATGGACAAGCTGGGCGTGGGCTACGAGGTGCTGCGGCGGGGGAACCCGCGCCTGGTGTACTGCGCCGTCACCGGCTACGGGCAGGACGGGCCCTTGAGCCGCCAGGCGGGCCACGACGTGAACTACCTGGGAATCGCCGGGGCCCTGGGCCTGGTGCGGGACGCCGGTGGCCGCCCCGTGGTCCCCGGGTTCCAGATCGCCGACGTGGGCGGCGGGGCGCTCACCGCCTGCCTGGGCATCCTGCTGGCCCTGCTGGCCCGGGAGCGCACAGGGAGGGGGCAGCTCGTGGACGCCGCGATGGTGGACGGGGTGGCACCCTGGCTCGTGTACCGGTGGGCCTTCCGGGGCGAAGAGGGGAACTCCCCGGGGCCGTGCCTCTCGGGGGAGTACCCCTGCTACGGGGTGTACGAGGCCGCCGACGGAAAGTGGCTGGCGGTGGGCGCCCTGGAGCCGGTGTTCTGGGAGCGGCTGTGCCGCCACCTGGGCCGCCCGGAGTGGGCGCCCTTGCAGTTCGCCCAGGGCGAGGCGCGCCTCGGGGTCCTCGAGGAGCTCCAGAGGGTGTTCCGCACCCGCTCGCGGGATGCCTGGGCCGCGGAGCTGGCGCCGGTGGACTGCTGCGTGACCCCGGTGCTGGAAATGGACGAGCTCGAAGACCACCCCTACTGGGCCGCGCGAAAGCTCGTGGAGCGCCTGCTGGTGCCCGGGGTGGGAGAGGTGTCGGCCCTGGCCGCTCCGGTCCGGCTGGGCGAGACCCCGGCAGCCCTGCGCACCGCACCGCCCCGCCTGGGGCAGCACACCGGCGAGCTGCTCTCCGAGGCGGGCTACTCCGAGGAGGAGCAAGGCCGACTGCGGGCCTCGGGGGCGGTGGGGTAA
- a CDS encoding uracil-xanthine permease family protein, whose amino-acid sequence MLRDLILGVQMLFVAFGALTLVPLLTGLDPSVALFTAGVGTLLFYFITRREVPVFLGSSFAFIAPIAAARDQWGIPVALGGLFAAGFLHMGMALVIRARGVGFIERLLPSVVVGPVIMNIGLALAPVAVDMSKQNWLLALLSLATAIGLAVYGRGMLRLIPILGAAVVGYGAALLAGLVDFAPVREAAWLAVPAFTFPAFRWEAMLFMVPVAIAPMIEHIGDIYAIGKVAGKDFAARPGLHRTMFSDGLATSAAALFGGPPNTTYSEVTGALALIKVYRPHLMAIGAVTAILLAFVAKLGALLKTIPAPVMGGILILLFGMIAAVGVRTLVTARPDLGATRNLTIIAVVLIVGIGGATLEAGSFRLGGIGLSGVVGVLLNLLLPGAPREATASHVVDGPEQADEFSDL is encoded by the coding sequence ATGCTTCGAGACCTGATCCTCGGCGTCCAGATGCTCTTCGTGGCCTTCGGGGCGCTGACCCTGGTGCCGCTCCTCACGGGGCTCGACCCCTCGGTGGCGCTCTTTACGGCCGGGGTCGGGACGCTGCTCTTCTACTTCATCACCCGGCGGGAAGTGCCGGTGTTCCTGGGCAGTTCCTTTGCGTTCATCGCGCCGATCGCGGCGGCGCGCGACCAGTGGGGCATCCCGGTGGCCCTGGGGGGGCTCTTTGCCGCGGGCTTCCTGCACATGGGCATGGCCCTGGTGATCCGGGCCCGGGGCGTGGGGTTCATCGAGCGGCTCCTGCCCTCGGTGGTGGTGGGGCCGGTCATCATGAACATCGGGCTGGCGCTGGCGCCGGTGGCGGTGGACATGTCCAAGCAGAACTGGCTCCTGGCGCTCCTGAGCCTCGCCACCGCCATCGGCCTCGCCGTGTACGGCCGGGGGATGCTGCGCCTGATCCCCATCCTGGGGGCGGCGGTGGTGGGCTACGGGGCGGCGCTCCTCGCCGGGCTGGTGGACTTCGCGCCCGTGCGGGAGGCGGCCTGGCTGGCGGTGCCCGCCTTCACCTTCCCCGCGTTTCGCTGGGAGGCCATGCTCTTCATGGTACCGGTAGCCATCGCCCCCATGATCGAGCACATCGGCGACATCTACGCCATCGGCAAGGTGGCGGGCAAGGATTTCGCCGCCCGCCCGGGCCTGCACCGTACCATGTTCTCCGACGGCCTGGCCACCTCGGCGGCGGCCCTTTTCGGCGGGCCACCCAATACCACCTACTCCGAGGTGACCGGGGCCCTGGCGCTCATCAAGGTCTACCGCCCCCACCTCATGGCCATCGGGGCCGTCACGGCCATCCTGCTCGCCTTCGTGGCCAAGCTCGGGGCGCTGCTCAAGACCATCCCCGCGCCGGTCATGGGGGGCATCCTGATCCTGCTGTTCGGGATGATCGCGGCCGTGGGCGTGCGCACGCTGGTCACCGCGCGGCCCGACCTCGGCGCGACGCGAAACCTCACCATTATCGCCGTGGTGCTGATCGTGGGAATCGGCGGCGCGACCCTCGAGGCCGGGAGCTTTCGCCTGGGGGGCATCGGCCTGAGCGGGGTGGTGGGGGTGCTCCTGAACCTGCTCCTCCCCGGAGCGCCCCGGGAGGCCACCGCGAGCCACGTGGTGGACGGCCCCGAGCAGGCCGACGAGTTTTCGGACCTGTGA
- a CDS encoding response regulator transcription factor produces MGTRYRALVVEDHTILRDGLRAILTAGGDVEVVGEAADGLEAIRCAVSLQPDVVLLDLSMPRMNGLDAIRDIKRSSAKTRVLVLTVHQTEEYVYAALQAGADGYVLKDATSAELATAVRRVLEGHRYLSSQISAKVIDGYLGGKTDPGARMPFDDLSQREREVLKLVAEGYKNREIGDVLCISPKTVEKHRASLMRKLGRHDVAGLTAYALEKGLVTR; encoded by the coding sequence ATGGGTACCCGATACCGGGCGTTGGTGGTGGAGGACCACACGATCCTGCGGGACGGGTTGCGCGCCATCTTGACGGCGGGGGGGGACGTGGAGGTGGTGGGGGAGGCCGCCGACGGGCTCGAGGCGATCCGCTGTGCCGTGTCCTTGCAGCCCGACGTGGTGCTGCTCGACCTCTCCATGCCCCGCATGAACGGTCTCGACGCCATCCGCGACATCAAGCGAAGCTCGGCGAAGACGCGGGTGCTGGTGCTCACCGTCCACCAGACCGAGGAGTACGTGTACGCGGCGCTCCAGGCCGGGGCCGACGGCTACGTGCTCAAGGACGCCACCTCCGCCGAGCTGGCCACCGCCGTGCGGCGGGTGCTGGAGGGGCACCGGTACCTGAGCTCCCAGATCTCGGCCAAGGTGATCGACGGCTACCTGGGGGGCAAGACAGACCCCGGGGCCCGCATGCCCTTCGACGACCTCAGCCAGCGGGAACGGGAGGTCTTGAAGCTGGTGGCCGAGGGCTACAAGAACCGGGAGATCGGCGACGTCTTGTGCATCAGCCCCAAGACCGTGGAGAAGCACCGGGCCAGCCTGATGCGGAAGCTCGGCCGCCACGACGTGGCAGGGCTCACGGCCTACGCGCTGGAAAAGGGGCTGGTGACGAGGTGA